The sequence ttcatccgaaaaaagtactttggaccactgagcaacagtccagtgctgctactctgtagcccaggtcaggcgcttctgccgctgtttctggttcaaaagtggcttgacctggggaatgcagcacctgtagcccatttcctgcacacgcctgtgcacggtggctctggatgtttctactccagactcagtccactgcttccgcaggtcccccaaggtctggaatcggcccttctccacaatcttcctcagggtccggtcacctcttctcgttgtgcagcgttttctgccacactttttccttcctacagacttcccactgaggtgccttgatacagcactctgggaacagcctatttgtacagaaatttctttctgtgtcttaccctcttgcttgagggtgtcaatagtggccttctggacagcagtcaggtcggcagtcttacccatgattggggttttgagtgatgaaccaggctgggagttttaaaggcctcaggaatcttttgcaggtgtttagagttaactcgttgattcagatgattaggttcatagctcgtttagagacccttttaatgatatgctaattttgtgagataggaattttgggttttcatgagctgtatgccaaaatcatccgtattaagacaataaaagacctgaaatatttcagttagtgtgcaatgaatctaaaatatatgaatgttaaattttcatcaggacattatggaaaataatgaactttatcacaatatgctaatattttgagaaggacctgtattttgaaGCCGCAACGAATATGAATATATACATAACTGGCTTACCATAAGATGTGACTACAGcgctttgtttttgtgtgctgtCCCTTTAAGAAGCCTTTCAATGCGCAGAGGCGCAACAGCAGCCCGTCACATGATTCTTCTCCTGTGACAAtccagacagaaagaaaaaccttTCTGACTTCCAGCTGAGTTTTTAGGTGCTACGATGGTGCATGGCTACTGTTTGGACACAGAAGGACCAACTTCAAACAGGGAAATGGAATTAAGTTAACCGATACCAAAACAACTCTGATCATTCCTGCCGTAACGGAGGACATTCAGTGAAGGTTTGGGGTTGTTGCGTCGCTTGGAACAAAGTTGGCGCATGGAGAGGGACGAAGTTTCATTTTTGCGCTGCGTATCTTCTCTGTTTTTCCCGCTAATAAGCCTCAGCCAGCGTCGCGCAGCATTTCGGTTGACAGAAACCAAGTAGTCGAaacgattattttttttttcattcctaTTTTGTTCACTCGAGGGACAAGATAAAAGACGAGTTAAGGACACGCTTCTTCGGTGAGATGGTGGACAGCAAGCCTCTCCTTCAAGACAGACCCCCCGCCTACAACGCCGTTCCCGGGGCTCATGAGTACGGCCCGTCGCAGCAGCACGGGTACGGGGCCATCCCCGCTGCGGCCCCGCCGCCATACCACTACCCGGATGGCCCAGGCAAGTAGCGCTGCTTGTTTCACACATTGACCGGAAAGTTAAATCACCAGGCGGGACAAGGGCTCCGACTCCCAGCTGCTTTCACAGGGAAACGTTAGGGTTTAACCCCCTTATTTAACCCTCACTCAGGGTTTAAATCCAGCCCTTAAAGATTATTTTGTTACCAGGCGCTTGAAAGTTTCGCATGCGCAGTATGTTAACAGAAATGATTGTTATGCTAATTTTTATAGAACAAATTGAAATATAGGTCAACTGTATAACAAAAACAGCTGTACTCctaaattatacatttattaaccgttacttgtctttaaaaaaaacatgtatatttGTGGTgcagttgttattttcaaaatttgtcaGTTTAATGTGAGACAGGAAGCCATCACCTGACCGTGATTGTATAAGTGCTGCTTTTATACAGGAAGTCAGTcattacaaataaacaaaacccaACTCCCGTTACTTTTATTCACAtgacatttcctgttttttttttttgttgctgagcCGCTTCCTTTTTAGCGGATTAAACCAGTCTGCGCCAACTTGGCATGAAACAGAGCAGGTGTGTGTGCAGCTGGAAGTCTGATTAAAGTGTCAAAGTTCCCAATGTTACACAATCTGAACTGCAGATGTGTACAAATGGCCAAAAACAGTGGACATGACGTTGAAATGAGCCTGATAATTATTTAGATGTCCAGCTGACACACTCCAGGGTTTGCCATGTTTTGTTTATAGTAACTTGATTAGCAGATCCCTTTTTGACGCAAAAGAGAACATGTGGTTCAGGTTCATTGATATACAGGTAGATGGTTCATGTGAATCCAACATAAAACGAGGTTATCTCCAGTTATGCATTTAGATGCAGCCCAGCAACGGTTAATGCGTTTATAGATTGGAAATGGTGTTTAAAGCATTTCatgaacagcaaagaaaaacaaagaatccaAGATGTTAGTATTTTACCTGATCAGAAATGATCAAGGGAAGTTTTTCTGGTTGCAATTTCTGGCCAAACAATTAATGTATGCCCAAGGTTTGACATGAGATTATTGGAGATTCTAAACACTTGGTGTTGAATATGTGAAGATCACAAATGCCTTCTTTATACAAAAAAATCTATGTGAATTTGAGCTCGCTATACCTTAGGCAGAGCCGGCCCAAAGCAGAAGCAAATTAAGCCACCACTCAGTGGCCCCAGACCAGCAAGGGCCCAATAGTTCTCGACTCTTCATGCAGAATAAACAGTTACaagcaaaattattcatatccctggcagatttagatttcatattattttcattaaaacaaaactttctttttgttaAGAAATTAGACAACAATTTCTcaaaaaatcaattaaaaaactacatttatttttataaaaaaaaaaactgggatATCAAAAAGGatttatacccttctcaataatcagtggaaaaGTCTTCGTTAACATTACAGCAATTCtctcttataattgctgaccagttttttgcatgtttccagtgATACCTTTAATGGTTAATCTTTTGCGATGAGCTCCCAAGTATTTAAGGTCGGAAGGCCTTCCTACAATCACCCTAATCATTGGCTCCCATCACAGGTTCTTTATAGGATTCAGTAGAAATGGTTTGCTGAGCCACTTCaaatattacttccagtaaggagaaacatgttggtcaaattcaaatattattttaaggaCTTTAAATTTGCCAAAggtataaaaacaaagaactgcTACAATTTTTAGTCCATGAGCGCATCAGCCGATTGTAGCACTTATTAATGATTTAATAAGAATCAGATTAAGATAAAAGAGATATGCTGTGCTGCAAAAATGGGGCTTTCATataatttgatcattttgttGGAATCAATACTACTACCTCTATCAAATAAATTGAGGTTTTATAGTTcttagaataataaaaaaaaaaaatcacagtctGCTATTTATGGTATCATAATTAAATATCAAGTTATTTGTGCTGTGTAGATATATACTTCAATCTGTTTATTGCCAAAAGTTCTCTAATTTTATCCTATTTTAATCCGTGTTGGCATAAAAATGAAAGGGCCGAATTATAACAAGCCACATTTCTGGGGATCTTCCAGGATACCCGGCGGCTCAGATGGGCCCCGCCGTTTCCCAGCAGCCCTACACATCGACTTACGCCATCATCCAACCTTCTGTAGTGGTGGTGGGAGGCTGCCCGGCTTGCAGGTGAGGACGCACAAATGGCGCAATGTCTGAAACTCGTAACCAGGAAAAGTTACCCTTCATACAGGAAAATCTGGAGTGTCATGTGCTCACTCTGagttctgtgtttattattgttgCTGCTACACGTATCAGGAAGCTGACAGTATTGATAAGATGAGCGAGTGACTTTCAGTTTTGGGAGTTTCtcattggtttctctgtggTGAGTCAACGGCCGGTCAGTCAGCTGAGTTCACGCTTCAGACATGTGATGGGGCCAAAGGTGGCTACAGGACCCGGGTCACATGGATCGTTGTTCATGTTTTCTGGAACAAACTGAACAGGTTTTAATTTAGATTCTTTGCTGTGGGATGAAGGATAAATGATGCCTTTGATGGTTCACATCAGCATGATCAGTTAAACGTTCAGCATTTATAGGAAATTTAATCGATAACCGTCCTATCTGGCCGCCTGGGAAACCTGTGAAATCACATGCTTGGAATGAGTCAAATGACTCAATAATATGAGTAAAACTGGGGTGGAGCTTCAGTTTTCTATAAATGTACCACAGAAAAAGGCACAAATACGATACTGGTGACTTAATAATCGTGAACGCACAAGtcaataaaacatattaacaTATTTCCAGTCATTCATcattttaactgttgaaacCAGAAAGCTGTGTAGCTGGGGTTGAGGTGGAAGGTTTTTGGCTCCCCTCACTATCCTGACGGCCATGTCTGCATAAACGACTTTTTAGATGACCCAAAAAGTCTAAATAATTCCGCTTATTGatccctggaggagctgctgcatCCTTGCACActgttatatatatttatatatatatatgtatatacagaaaaaaatgttcatttacccatttttatttttatttggggAGTTTGGAAATGCGTCCGTTCTAACTTGCATGATGGGTAAGTTTGTGGCTGTTCCTGGCATCAGCATTGCTGATATCTTGTGCAAACACTTTTTTGCATTGCAGGAAATGGAGTGGTGCAATGATGGACCAAACATACAACACTTTCTTGGAAATAATGACACTTTGGTTTAAAACTAGTCAAAGCAGAAACTTAATCTGAGGATATAATATGGGTTTATCGGgaggaccttttttttttttttaaatctagttTTTCCACTTCTGTTGGTGTGGTCCAGTCTTAAAACCCAGTTCCCACTTTATTTGTACATCACCCTGAGCACACTATCCCTCcttgaagcatggtggtggcagaataaTGCTGTGGAAATGCCTTTCTTCTGCTCGGAGCAGGAAGTTGATCAAAGTTGATGGAGGAAAAACTGTTGGCAACACAAACAGTttagatgaaaacattttttttttaaatggaccGGTCAAAGCTTGGATGTGAATCCAACGAAGAATCAATGGCAGATGTTCAGAGATGCAATCTGACTGAGATTGAGTTATTGTGCAAAGCAGAGTTGGCATATATTTGTCTTCAAAGTAGGACATTTTTAAAGTCAGCCTTTCACTTCCTGTATCTTCTGAAGGTTCATTCCCTCCAAAGGCCTCAGGCCACACTGGGTGTTGTGTTAAAGTCATAAGACCCAGTTAGCACTTTGTTTACGGTTAAAGCTGATTAGCAACAGCTATTTTAAGagtttcaacattttgtttgaTCGTCTGCTATCCCCCCACCCCAACAGCTGATTCAGTGGTACTTTTTTGATCAAGATTACTGGGTGTGAAGAGAACTTCTCTCCTTGatcaataaaaacatctttGTAATGCTTGAGTGGTGAAGGTAGAGTTCAGGTTGGAGACgactgagaaacagcaggtgagAATTTATTGAGGTGTTTTCAGtgtgatgtgaaactggaaatgAAGTGGCCATTTTAGATCTGTTGTTAGTGGGAAAGAACACCTTCTGCAATGGTGGTTTCTCAGCCTTTTTTAGCTTCCGACCCAGAAAATAACTGGAAGATACTCGTGACCCTGGCCATCAGCACAGTATACTACTAAGACAGTTAAACGGGTGGAATAGAAGCTTAAACAGCATCAACAGTCAACGTACTGTtaactatgtaaaaaaaaaagcttctatCATGTTCTAACAACACGTCACCTAAAACACAAAGCTTCATCCTTTGGGTAAGGGTAGCGTACGTCtttcttaaatatttctttactgAGAACTTGCTAATAATTTGGCAAGTATCAATATTCCAATGTGGTTCCAGTTAAGCATGTGTGGACAAAGATTACCGGAACAGTGGTTCTCCGGCGTCTTGAAGCTGGCGCTTTGCTTTGAGCAGCAGACATATTAATCTTCTTATCAATTAGCcgtgtttcagctgctctctgcacTGATCTCCTATAAACTGACAGCTGCATGGGGATATCTGAGGGcagcaggtcacatgacacagactgaaagcagcagcagccaaTACAGTCTCTCTTTCACTGTGAATATATTGTAAAGGGTGAATAGCATGGTTTTTGTTAAGCAAATAAGACTCATTAGATCAGTAAAACTAAGTTTTGAATCCAGTTCTAGATCAAAGTCTGCAGGCTGTGGAGCGGCACGTTGCTTTTTATGCTCTCAACTGtagccaaaaaaacaaaacaaaaatgtaaacaagatgtttcttatttttttggaTTTGGCAAGTTTTTAAAATGGGCAACCCAGATATTCGATCCACACATAAACTCCTTTACAAATttggcatttatttattttattttgtatttaggtagaatgttttttttcttttacatttccgTAAGTATCAAATTCAACGAAATCTAATCTCATTTTGTCaatgtttcttgtttttctatATTCTAAAAGTTGAAAGAATGGCTCTCTGGGTTTGTAACGTTTGCTGCCTCCTGTCCCAGATGAAACTTGCTTCCTTTCTAAATACCTAAATCCATCAATCTGTCCTTTTCCACAGAGTGGGTGTCCTGGAGGATGACTTCACCTGCCTCGGGATCCTGTGTGCCATCTTCTTCTTCCCTTTGGGCATCCTCTTCTGCTTTGCGCTGCGTCAGAGGAGGTGTCCCAACTGTGGCGCCACCTTCGGCTAGAGGGACCAAACAGCAGCTCCTTCACGCTCTTCTCTCATTCACACGCATACATAACGATAAATGATAAAAGATTGCAAAATGAATTATAGTCTGAGATCTATTTTTCATCTGCAGGTTTAGGATGTATTTTATCAAACGAGTGTCCATATGTTGTTAGTGCCTTCGCTACGTACCGAGTGATCAGATTCCatcagttttttggttttttttcttgatattGTTCAGGTGATCTGAGCAgatggtttatgtttttttagtcAGAGGccattaaataaatttttttgtcttaatttttctttatatttgctTGCAGCTGCCACCGTTTAGCGAACATTGTACTCAgctttttggttttaaatgtttcagtgtttgACTCGGTGTGTTCCACGTTTGCATTGAGATAATGCTGTGatttaaaggaaatgaaaaGGATTATCTGTGGACATTACCTGCTCCGGCTGAAACAGTGGACTTATGCCTGATGAAGCATTTTgcctgttttattatttcttggGGCCATATTTTGCACTGACAGTTTGTACAATGATGATTCAGCTGGATGTACACACAATCCGACATGCCCTCGACTTTTACAACCTCATCGTTTGATTTTGGATTTCCTTTGAGAGGACTGTTTATGTCAAAGCGCAGCCTCCTTTTAACCTCTGGAGGACTGAGTAAAAATTGAAATATCTTATATTGTCAGATTTTTGCCTCCATATTTCAGTCTGTGACAAATCAACTTCCTCCCAGCCAGACAATCAATTGAGAATGTCTCTGTCCCTGTTTTTGTCTTCCTTCACCGCAGGATACTGAAAAATTTGTTCATGGCAGAATAAAAGGATGGATATAATTATTTGGAGAGAGTGAAAGAATTGGAgttaaaaacacactaaacatgCTCTTATGATTGAGGTTCTTACTTTTTATATGAGTTACTGTAATTAAAAGGGTAATGCTACTCATGTCTGTCTCCTGATTTTTTTCCCATATGGATATTTAAAAATTCCAACGCAGGATGAGCTTGCAAAAATCATTCAAATCCCTCAAACTTTAACAATTTTTCACATTAGATaaagaaatgtatgttttatttgaatgcattcagataaaaagtgcaaaattgtggcatgcatatgtattcagaccCTTATATGTTGATGCCCTTCAAATCCAGAGCTTTCAGAAGTCACATAATCGGTAAATAGTGTACCAGTTTGTAATTTTCTCTTGGTATAAATCTGTCCCTGTGAAGGGCCCCAGAagttaatgaacaaacagcagcatgTAGGCcaaggataaagttgtggataaATTtagagcagggttaggttataaaatattCTGGCCTTTCAACGttccacagagctctgttcagtccatcatctgaagagTATGGCTCAGTAGCAAAGCTCCCAAGACATGAACGTcccacctaaactaacaggccatagaggagagcattaatccGAGCATAGATGGGAGAAGATGCCGACAGGACGACTCCCTGTTCTCCACTCTACAGAtcctggcctttatggaagtgCGGCATAAAGAAAGACATAAGTCACGtgtgccacaagccatgcaggagacacagcaaaccggTAAGAAGGTTATCTGGTCAGCTGAGCCAAAGAGGTACATTTTAGTGTAACATGGAAAGTTAGCACTGCACATATTAGATGAAGTATCTGAATCTTgtaaacatggcagtggcagcatcatgctgtgggggtgagTTTCTTCAACAGGTAAAAGGAAACCATAAGCATCATAATTGGAGTGATTTAAATCAAGGTATACAAATGGACCAGAAAAAAAGATCAGAATTAAATCTCATTGTAAATATCTGgcaagacaagaaaacatgttcagatgctcttcatccaatctgaccaaGCTGGAACAATGTtccaaagaaacacaaaaagacattcagctgtaaatgcagctaAAGGTAGTTCTACAATGTACTGATTCTGGGGAATTGgatacaaatacatgccacactctccttttttatttgtaaaaaaactttttaaaacctcttCATCCTTTAGCTTCCACCTAAGTCAGTACTATGTTGGTGTGtcacattaaattaattaatggctgtaatgtgactaaATATAGAAAACACTCAACTTCGAGTACTTCAGAAAGCCTCTGCATGTGTGAATTAAAACACCAAACTGAAGAAATAACTCTTTATTCGTTACATAGCAAATTATTAGAAGAATGTGATGAGTGATGGAAAAGCATACATGTAGTTTTACCATCTGTGAGGGTTATCAGAGTTCCACAGCTGGAATTAAGTACAGATAAAATATACTTTACAGTATGTATGCATTATTAAGGCACAAGTGTCCACATTACAAAAAAACCCATTAATTTAGATGGCAATGGACAAAGAATCAGTTAAGTGTTTATACAAGAGGACCAAGGAAAATATCCCTGTGCTTTTTAGGACAGATTTGTTTAAATCATCTTTCTCCTCACAACAGTATGTCTGTAGTGACTTTCCACAGCGAGTTTATACATTAGGACCTAAAGGTGAAATGTAGGATTCCTCCACAGTATTGTCATATGACCACAGCATGGTTTCTAACAGTCAAACAAGCAACATCAACAGCAAAAATACATCGCATGATTCTCTTGGACCACCTTTTAATTCATCCATGTCTCAAGTGCAAGTTAGAATGTGGTAATTTAAATCtcaccaccacacacagacagacaaaacTATTGACATAGAAAAAATATCATAAATAGATGAACTTCTGTTTAGTTACTAAA is a genomic window of Girardinichthys multiradiatus isolate DD_20200921_A chromosome X, DD_fGirMul_XY1, whole genome shotgun sequence containing:
- the LOC124863480 gene encoding brain protein I3-like isoform X1, producing MVDSKPLLQDRPPAYNAVPGAHEYGPSQQHGYGAIPAAAPPPYHYPDGPGYPAAQMGPAVSQQPYTSTYAIIQPSVVVVGGCPACRVGVLEDDFTCLGILCAIFFFPLGILFCFALRQRRCPNCGATFG
- the LOC124863480 gene encoding uncharacterized protein LOC124863480 isoform X2, whose amino-acid sequence is MVDSKPLLQDRPPAYNAVPGAHEYGPSQQHGYGAIPAAAPPPYHYPDGPEWVSWRMTSPASGSCVPSSSSLWASSSALRCVRGGVPTVAPPSARGTKQQLLHALLSFTRIHNDK